One Actinospica robiniae DSM 44927 genomic region harbors:
- the pheS gene encoding phenylalanine--tRNA ligase subunit alpha: MSAPNKSFDPVEVEALKPEAVEHALDQALAAITAAADLAALHEAEIAHAKDRSPLALANREIGALPPAAKAEAGKRVGQARAAVAKAVTERRAVLEAERDARVLVEESVDVTLPWDRVPRGGRHPLTTLTERVAEVFSALGWEVNEGPEVEAEWMNFDALNISRDHPARSPQDTFFVRTPGVDPLDPARSEHDSLILRTQTSPLQVRTMLRRKPPLHMVSIGRTFRTDALDATHTPVFNQIEGLVVDEGIGMADLKGTLDHFVKAMFGEDIATRLRPNYFPFTEPSAELDLQCFVCHGSSVGDPDNPCRTCSSEGWIELGGCGVVNPRVLVSVGIDPERYSGFAFGIGLERTLMFRHGITDMHDIVEGDIRFTLPFGVEI, from the coding sequence ATGTCCGCACCGAACAAGAGTTTCGACCCGGTCGAGGTCGAGGCGCTCAAGCCCGAGGCCGTCGAGCACGCCCTCGACCAGGCGCTGGCCGCGATCACCGCGGCCGCCGACCTCGCCGCCCTGCACGAGGCCGAGATCGCGCACGCCAAGGACCGCTCCCCGCTGGCCCTGGCCAACCGGGAGATCGGCGCGCTGCCGCCGGCCGCCAAGGCCGAGGCCGGCAAGCGGGTCGGCCAGGCCCGGGCGGCGGTGGCCAAGGCCGTCACCGAGCGCCGCGCCGTGCTCGAGGCCGAGCGCGACGCCCGCGTCCTGGTCGAGGAGTCCGTCGACGTCACGCTGCCCTGGGACCGCGTCCCGCGCGGCGGACGCCACCCGCTGACCACGCTGACCGAGCGCGTCGCCGAGGTCTTCTCCGCGCTCGGGTGGGAGGTGAACGAGGGGCCCGAGGTCGAGGCGGAGTGGATGAACTTCGACGCCCTCAACATCTCCCGGGACCACCCGGCGCGCAGCCCGCAGGACACCTTCTTCGTGCGCACCCCGGGCGTGGACCCGCTGGACCCGGCCCGCTCGGAGCACGACTCGCTGATCCTGCGCACGCAGACCTCGCCGCTGCAGGTGCGCACGATGCTCCGGCGCAAGCCGCCGCTGCACATGGTCTCGATCGGGCGCACCTTCCGCACCGACGCGCTCGACGCCACCCACACCCCGGTCTTCAACCAGATCGAGGGCCTGGTGGTGGACGAGGGGATCGGCATGGCCGACCTCAAGGGCACCCTGGACCACTTCGTGAAGGCCATGTTCGGCGAGGACATCGCCACCCGGCTGCGGCCGAACTACTTCCCGTTCACCGAGCCGAGCGCCGAGCTGGACCTGCAGTGCTTCGTGTGCCACGGCTCGTCCGTGGGCGACCCGGACAACCCCTGCCGCACCTGCTCGTCCGAGGGCTGGATCGAGCTCGGCGGCTGCGGCGTGGTCAACCCGCGGGTGCTGGTCTCGGTCGGCATCGACCCCGAGCGCTACAGCGGCTTCGCCTTCGGCATCGGCCTTGAGCGGACCCTGATGTTCCGCCACGGCATCACCGACATGCACGACATCGTCGAGGGTGACATCCGCTTCACCCTCCCGTTCGGAGTGGAAATCTGA
- a CDS encoding sensor histidine kinase — translation MEASNPQDPGAAASSYDDLPDGLVVADAEDRVLVFNRAAERITGLPAARALGRPLDTALPLVDLEGRRWWKCTDPYGGLAIRTGQPETRLLLPDGRDVLVTARYVREHGGPVSRVVVGLRDTSARARVERRHADLIATVAHELRSPLTSVKGFTATLLAKWERFTDDQRKLMLETVDADADRVTRLIAELLDIARIDSGRLQLGCYPVDLPELVGDQIAGMTAAGLDVDRFEVRAEERFQVWADPDKLRQVVANLLENAVRHGEGRVTITMALDAAQTAPAEADGAEQQRKGEGPRMVAMTVDDEGPGIPEAMLSRVFTRFWRGNRRGGTGLGLYIVKGIVEAHGGGITVGRAPGGGARFRFTIPAA, via the coding sequence GCCGCCGAACGGATCACCGGCCTGCCCGCCGCCCGCGCCCTCGGCCGCCCGCTCGACACGGCCCTTCCGCTGGTCGACCTGGAGGGCCGCCGCTGGTGGAAGTGCACCGACCCGTACGGGGGCCTGGCCATCCGCACCGGCCAGCCGGAGACCCGGCTGCTGCTCCCGGACGGCCGGGACGTGCTGGTCACCGCGCGCTACGTCCGCGAGCACGGCGGGCCGGTCAGCCGGGTCGTGGTCGGCCTGCGCGACACCTCGGCCCGGGCCCGCGTCGAGCGGCGGCACGCGGACCTGATCGCGACCGTCGCGCACGAGTTGCGCTCCCCGCTGACCAGCGTGAAGGGCTTCACCGCCACGCTGCTGGCCAAGTGGGAGCGGTTCACCGACGACCAGCGCAAGCTGATGCTCGAGACCGTGGACGCGGACGCGGACCGGGTCACCCGGCTGATCGCCGAGCTGCTCGACATCGCCCGGATCGACTCCGGCCGGCTCCAGCTCGGCTGCTACCCGGTGGACCTGCCCGAGCTGGTGGGCGACCAGATCGCCGGAATGACCGCGGCCGGCCTGGACGTCGACCGCTTCGAGGTAAGGGCCGAGGAGCGCTTCCAGGTCTGGGCCGACCCGGACAAGCTCCGGCAGGTGGTGGCCAACCTGCTGGAAAACGCGGTGCGCCACGGCGAGGGCCGTGTCACCATCACGATGGCGCTCGACGCGGCGCAGACCGCGCCCGCGGAGGCGGACGGAGCCGAGCAGCAGCGGAAGGGAGAGGGACCGCGCATGGTCGCCATGACCGTCGACGACGAAGGCCCCGGCATCCCCGAGGCCATGCTCTCGCGCGTGTTCACCCGCTTCTGGCGCGGCAACCGCCGCGGCGGCACCGGCCTCGGCCTCTACATCGTCAAGGGCATCGTCGAGGCGCACGGCGGCGGCATCACGGTCGGCCGCGCCCCCGGCGGCGGCGCCCGTTTCCGATTTACCATCCCGGCGGCCTGA